A single region of the Syntrophotaleaceae bacterium genome encodes:
- a CDS encoding DNA-binding protein encodes MARKGITFAQVAEVCKSLQEAGEPISVRTIQASTGGSMTTVLKHYRLWKEGEGHEPAAGLTISRRLQQALLAELRQTAAKAREGCTAQALLEVNGLRHRLAESERRIAILETALLESDRLRHAQEEELQQLRRHLAETEHLKSLAETRGGSQEQKPAPEKVAEGPTRSKKSKTDKQELPGQEPNLFDF; translated from the coding sequence ATGGCTCGAAAAGGAATAACCTTCGCACAGGTGGCCGAGGTCTGCAAATCTCTCCAGGAGGCGGGAGAACCGATCAGCGTCCGCACCATTCAGGCGAGTACCGGAGGATCGATGACCACGGTGCTCAAGCATTACCGCCTCTGGAAAGAAGGCGAGGGTCATGAGCCCGCCGCCGGACTGACTATATCCAGGCGGCTGCAGCAGGCATTGCTGGCCGAGTTGCGGCAGACAGCCGCCAAAGCCCGGGAAGGCTGCACGGCTCAGGCCTTGCTGGAGGTCAACGGACTCAGACATCGGCTGGCTGAATCGGAACGGCGTATCGCGATACTCGAAACGGCCCTGCTCGAAAGTGACCGTCTCCGTCATGCCCAGGAGGAAGAGCTCCAGCAGCTCCGTCGGCACCTCGCGGAAACGGAACATCTGAAAAGCCTGGCCGAGACCCGCGGGGGGTCCCAGGAGCAAAAACCTGCTCCGGAAAAGGTTGCGGAGGGACCGACCAGAAGCAAAAAGTCCAAAACCGACAAACAGGAACTCCCGGGACAGGAGCCGAACCTTTTCGATTTCTGA
- a CDS encoding nitrous oxide-stimulated promoter family protein, producing MANENRNISRRTRRDIRTLKILTEIYCRDHHRSSPDHSEPSGLCRECEKFLAYGENRLLRCPLKPKPACRDCHIHCFSPSMRDTARNIMRYGWPRIFRRGRIDLLWRLLMSHGKGRHKKSVY from the coding sequence ATGGCGAATGAAAACAGGAACATATCCCGACGGACCCGGCGCGACATCCGCACCCTGAAGATTCTGACGGAGATTTATTGCCGGGATCATCACCGGTCGTCTCCGGACCATTCAGAACCATCGGGATTATGCCGGGAGTGCGAAAAATTTCTCGCCTATGGCGAAAACCGGCTTTTACGGTGCCCGCTGAAGCCGAAACCGGCCTGCCGCGACTGTCACATCCACTGCTTTTCCCCCAGTATGCGGGACACGGCCCGCAACATCATGCGCTACGGCTGGCCTCGAATCTTTCGTCGAGGCCGCATCGATCTGCTCTGGAGACTGCTGATGTCCCACGGGAAGGGCAGGCACAAAAAATCGGTTTATTGA
- a CDS encoding DUF3135 domain-containing protein, protein MDDERKSAGEIFERLAGLYQQDPEEFERVSKALIREALDKLPQEQRARGYGLQMRIEHRLRPFKDPVARMNEMIVIFWENFYKFQQILNHPGRAVNRKKAGSSAKIIPITRKNTLH, encoded by the coding sequence ATGGACGATGAAAGAAAATCTGCAGGAGAAATATTTGAACGCCTTGCCGGATTGTATCAGCAGGACCCGGAGGAGTTCGAAAGAGTCAGCAAGGCGCTCATCCGGGAAGCGCTGGACAAATTGCCCCAGGAGCAGCGGGCCCGCGGATATGGACTGCAGATGCGGATTGAGCACCGCCTGAGACCTTTCAAGGATCCTGTCGCCCGGATGAACGAGATGATCGTCATATTCTGGGAAAATTTCTATAAATTTCAGCAGATCCTCAATCACCCCGGACGGGCTGTGAACAGGAAAAAAGCCGGATCCAGTGCCAAAATAATCCCCATCACCAGAAAAAACACCCTCCACTGA
- a CDS encoding GGDEF domain-containing protein, translated as MGITVKKRGWGKVKNLSAPMLKGNKILKFESFVLNLGGKRTVVLITAISITLSVLLTCSICLYFEYSNLWSSSLSRIDWILIVASAALVPLIVAPIVTGHLVRMVFRIHYLQEELQKLATLDSLTGLLNHGAMMNSIEKTYKLAIKEQQEITFIMMDIDYFKNINDRYGHAAGDMVLKNFGTLIKKISKSSDLVGRVGGEEFLACLYGDSSLEGHSFINRLQDEIRGTEYRSEGHPFKVTSSIGITKMSPLDPLPLDTLLKNVDKALYQAKRAGRNKVIEHTQGPPGQLQAS; from the coding sequence GTGGGAATCACGGTTAAAAAAAGAGGCTGGGGTAAGGTGAAAAATTTATCCGCACCTATGCTTAAGGGGAACAAGATTTTGAAATTTGAATCATTTGTGCTGAATCTGGGCGGCAAACGAACAGTTGTGTTGATTACTGCCATTTCTATCACTCTATCCGTTTTATTAACGTGTTCCATTTGCCTTTATTTTGAATACTCCAATTTATGGTCTTCTTCCCTCAGTCGGATAGATTGGATACTAATTGTTGCATCAGCAGCTTTAGTGCCGTTGATTGTAGCGCCGATAGTTACTGGGCATCTGGTCAGAATGGTTTTCAGAATCCATTATCTGCAAGAAGAGTTGCAAAAGCTAGCTACATTGGATTCACTGACTGGTTTGCTCAATCACGGTGCTATGATGAACAGCATAGAGAAGACATATAAGTTAGCAATAAAGGAACAACAAGAAATAACATTTATAATGATGGACATCGATTATTTTAAAAATATCAATGACAGATATGGTCATGCTGCAGGAGATATGGTCCTTAAAAATTTCGGGACATTGATAAAGAAAATATCAAAATCCTCTGATCTTGTCGGCAGAGTAGGGGGAGAGGAGTTTTTGGCATGCTTATATGGAGACTCTTCATTGGAAGGCCATAGCTTTATAAATCGATTGCAAGATGAAATTCGTGGAACAGAGTATCGGTCTGAAGGTCATCCCTTTAAGGTGACATCAAGTATCGGGATCACCAAGATGTCGCCACTGGACCCTCTACCTCTTGATACATTGTTGAAGAATGTTGACAAAGCACTTTATCAGGCCAAACGCGCCGGGCGAAATAAAGTTATTGAGCACACTCAGGGACCGCCTGGTCAGCTGCAGGCCTCTTGA
- a CDS encoding PilZ domain-containing protein: MIDKRSSTRRNRRLQLRYGPDEPHRIGFTCDLSSRGFFIQTALVVRPGTLLEIEIVLPEEIPVRLRGRVQWAKKVPPNLLSKVRKGGMGIRIIDFVSGQEAYLRYCEELETV; encoded by the coding sequence GTGATCGACAAGAGGAGCTCCACCCGAAGAAACCGGCGTCTGCAGCTGCGCTATGGTCCGGATGAACCGCACAGGATCGGCTTCACCTGCGATCTCAGCTCCCGGGGGTTTTTTATCCAGACCGCTCTTGTGGTTCGGCCGGGAACCCTGCTGGAGATCGAAATCGTGCTGCCTGAGGAGATCCCGGTCCGCCTCAGGGGACGGGTGCAGTGGGCGAAAAAGGTGCCGCCGAATCTGCTGTCAAAGGTCAGAAAGGGCGGCATGGGGATCCGGATTATCGATTTCGTTTCAGGGCAGGAAGCCTACCTTCGTTATTGCGAGGAGCTGGAAACCGTTTGA
- a CDS encoding phosphatidylserine/phosphatidylglycerophosphate/cardiolipin synthase family protein, translated as MTWTKGIAIGAGFLVGLWVLGRAFLTVQLPSREGRREAFPDPMGSEVTLREAFDTLPHEGGQKASLRLLEDNSQAWLERWRLLDGAGERLDICYFILKQDVFGTAFLGHLVQKAREGVEIRILLDAMGTKMSRSFTGNDYLDALVNTGNITIRMYRPLIYRYTDAFLTLNPAAVWVSEHDKILLADGRRALIGGRNISTEYFAPIEDNPTVFRDTDLVLSGEAIGAALQAAFASGYASGEAKAVAREEVDLNDATDELLLAYEAMDAWLHDRPMTEAVLAKMEQKGLPWLKQLEEMPHLRGALQRGLPKSREAEVRLLDSRTRLVKADDPITRTLIRLVRSAREEIFIQSPYLVLPREAVEVLAEAAERGVRITVITNSPLSSDNAMSQAVFLEQWPELLARVPGLELYVAPDRHNLHGKLAVFDRRLALVGTYNLDILSLAMNSELVAAIWSEAVAEEILQPRRRDIRAGEILVQYRIARTDDGTPRRGKDGRVMVEWGPVDHLDLDEMRKIRIYRGLYRMISRLKGEYPWY; from the coding sequence ATGACGTGGACCAAAGGAATAGCCATCGGTGCCGGCTTTCTTGTCGGGCTGTGGGTGCTCGGGCGGGCTTTTTTGACCGTGCAGCTTCCGTCCAGGGAGGGGCGCCGGGAGGCCTTCCCGGACCCCATGGGTTCGGAAGTGACCCTGCGCGAAGCCTTTGATACGCTCCCCCACGAGGGGGGCCAGAAGGCGTCGTTGCGGCTGCTCGAGGACAACTCTCAGGCGTGGCTGGAGCGCTGGCGATTGCTGGACGGCGCCGGGGAGCGGCTCGACATCTGTTACTTCATCCTCAAGCAGGACGTCTTCGGCACCGCTTTTCTCGGGCACCTAGTGCAAAAGGCGCGGGAGGGGGTCGAGATCCGTATCCTTCTCGATGCCATGGGGACGAAGATGTCGCGCAGTTTCACCGGGAACGACTATCTCGACGCCCTCGTCAATACCGGGAATATCACCATTCGCATGTACCGGCCCCTGATCTACCGGTATACCGACGCCTTTCTGACCTTGAACCCGGCGGCGGTCTGGGTCAGCGAGCATGACAAGATCCTGCTCGCCGATGGGAGGAGGGCTCTGATCGGCGGCCGCAATATTTCCACCGAGTACTTCGCCCCCATCGAAGACAATCCGACGGTTTTCAGGGACACCGACCTGGTCCTCTCCGGGGAGGCGATCGGTGCCGCCCTGCAGGCCGCCTTCGCATCCGGGTATGCCAGCGGCGAAGCCAAGGCCGTCGCGCGCGAAGAGGTCGATCTGAACGATGCGACGGATGAGCTTCTGCTCGCCTACGAGGCGATGGACGCCTGGCTGCACGACCGGCCGATGACAGAGGCGGTCCTCGCAAAGATGGAGCAGAAGGGGCTGCCCTGGCTGAAGCAGCTCGAAGAGATGCCCCACCTGCGCGGCGCCCTGCAGCGCGGGCTGCCCAAGTCGCGCGAAGCCGAGGTGCGTCTGCTCGACAGCCGCACGCGCCTGGTAAAGGCCGACGACCCCATCACCCGCACCTTGATCCGGCTGGTGCGAAGCGCACGGGAGGAGATCTTTATCCAGAGCCCCTACCTCGTCCTCCCCCGCGAGGCTGTCGAGGTGCTCGCCGAGGCCGCCGAGCGCGGCGTGCGGATCACCGTCATCACCAACAGCCCCCTCTCCAGCGACAACGCCATGAGCCAGGCGGTTTTCCTGGAACAGTGGCCTGAGCTGCTGGCCCGCGTTCCGGGGCTCGAACTCTACGTCGCCCCGGACCGCCACAACCTGCACGGCAAGCTCGCCGTTTTCGACCGGCGCCTGGCCCTGGTCGGTACCTACAACCTCGATATTCTGAGCCTGGCGATGAACAGTGAACTGGTCGCCGCCATCTGGTCGGAGGCGGTCGCCGAAGAGATCCTGCAGCCCCGCCGACGGGACATCCGTGCAGGGGAAATTCTGGTGCAGTATCGCATCGCCCGCACGGACGACGGCACGCCGAGGCGGGGGAAGGACGGGCGGGTGATGGTCGAGTGGGGGCCGGTGGATCACCTCGATCTGGACGAGATGAGGAAGATCAGAATTTACCGCGGACTCTATCGCATGATTTCGCGGCTGAAGGGGGAGTATCCCTGGTATTGA
- a CDS encoding aldehyde dehydrogenase family protein codes for MKIQEKIYIGGEWVSPHGREVIEVVNPATEAVIATIPRGTAEDADAAVRAARKALPGWSSASVEERADRLEKIAAGLNEQAEEIAAAITDEMGMPLKLSKAIQAGLPAANMGIFARELRRFPFEERIGPSLVVKEPVGVVGCITPWNFPLHQIVAKVGPALAAGCTVVLKPSEVAPLDAFILAEIIDRAGLPAGVFNLVPGTGPEVGEALAGHPQVAMISFTGSTRAGRRILELAAKTVKRTALELGGKSPAVILEDADLETAVKSTVSACYLNSGQTCSAMTRLLVPEALYPRAAELAIEAAATFNPGDPRDSKTRLGPLVSAAQRERVRSYISKGLEEGAELLLGGLEPPEGLDKGFFVRPTVFGRVTSDMTIAREEIFGPVLSIMTFRDEEEAIALANDTIYGLAGSVWAGDEERARRVARRLEAGQVEINGAGYNIKAPFGGFKQSGIGRENGRYGLEEFLEIKALLLPEEKTG; via the coding sequence ATGAAGATTCAGGAAAAAATTTATATCGGCGGAGAGTGGGTTTCGCCCCATGGCCGGGAGGTCATCGAGGTGGTCAACCCGGCCACCGAGGCCGTCATTGCAACCATTCCCCGGGGTACCGCAGAGGACGCGGATGCTGCAGTGCGGGCCGCCCGCAAGGCCCTTCCCGGGTGGTCTTCGGCTTCCGTCGAGGAGCGGGCCGACCGGTTGGAAAAGATTGCCGCCGGACTCAACGAACAGGCGGAGGAGATCGCTGCCGCCATTACCGATGAAATGGGCATGCCGCTGAAGTTGTCCAAGGCGATACAGGCCGGACTGCCGGCCGCCAACATGGGAATTTTTGCCAGGGAACTGCGCCGGTTCCCTTTCGAGGAGCGGATTGGGCCTTCCCTTGTTGTAAAGGAACCGGTGGGTGTGGTCGGCTGCATCACCCCCTGGAATTTTCCTCTCCACCAGATTGTGGCCAAGGTGGGCCCGGCTTTGGCGGCCGGATGCACGGTCGTTCTGAAGCCGAGCGAAGTTGCTCCCCTCGATGCCTTCATCCTGGCTGAAATCATCGACAGGGCAGGGCTTCCGGCCGGTGTCTTCAACCTTGTCCCGGGGACCGGGCCGGAGGTGGGCGAAGCCTTGGCAGGCCACCCTCAGGTCGCCATGATTTCCTTCACCGGGTCGACCCGGGCCGGCCGGAGGATCCTGGAACTTGCGGCCAAAACGGTCAAGCGCACAGCCCTCGAATTAGGCGGAAAATCCCCTGCCGTGATTCTGGAGGATGCCGACCTGGAGACGGCAGTCAAATCCACCGTCAGCGCCTGCTACCTCAATTCGGGGCAAACCTGCAGCGCCATGACCCGTCTGCTGGTGCCGGAGGCGCTCTACCCGCGGGCGGCCGAACTGGCCATCGAGGCCGCAGCGACCTTTAACCCCGGTGATCCCCGGGATTCGAAGACAAGACTGGGTCCGCTGGTTTCGGCAGCGCAACGGGAGCGGGTGCGTTCCTATATCAGCAAGGGACTGGAAGAGGGCGCCGAGTTGCTGCTGGGCGGCCTTGAGCCGCCGGAAGGCTTGGATAAGGGCTTTTTTGTCAGGCCCACCGTTTTCGGCCGGGTGACCTCGGACATGACCATCGCCCGGGAGGAGATTTTCGGACCGGTGCTGTCGATCATGACCTTTCGCGACGAAGAAGAGGCCATCGCCTTGGCCAACGACACCATCTACGGTCTGGCAGGCTCCGTCTGGGCGGGGGATGAAGAGCGGGCCCGCCGGGTCGCCCGGCGGTTGGAGGCAGGACAGGTCGAGATCAATGGAGCCGGATACAATATCAAGGCCCCCTTCGGCGGTTTTAAACAATCCGGCATTGGCCGGGAGAACGGCCGCTACGGTCTGGAGGAGTTCCTGGAGATCAAAGCCCTGCTGCTGCCGGAGGAAAAAACAGGGTAA
- a CDS encoding YchF/TatD family DNA exonuclease, with translation MNDHHPLLIDTHAHLDNGRFAKDLDQILQRAAESGVFQILTIGCDLESSRRSVELAARYQQIYAAVGIHPHDALEVSESAIWELRKMIEKNNKVVALGEIGLDFYRDRCSRDIQRSAFRRQIALAREMKLPLIIHDRDAHEEVLEILREEQAGEVGGVLHCFSGDLAMARACIEMGFYISFPGTLTYPGNETLREVAEAVSTDHVLLETDCPYLAPQPMRGRRNEPAFVRYTAEELARIKKLTLEDIARITSLNVHRLFGIGEGDQSRKIAYKIRNSLYLNITNRCSNSCGFCAKFKDFTVKGHSLQLDHEPDAEEVKTAIGDPRSYDEVVFCGYGEPLLRLDLVKEVAVWLKQQGVRVRINTDGQGNLVHGRNILPELAGLIDAVSISLNAPDGESYQRLCRSRFGDGAYRAVKDFVREAPNFIPSVTASAVTVPGIDIEACRRVAEKELGVRFLKREYNEVG, from the coding sequence ATGAACGATCATCATCCGCTTCTCATCGATACCCACGCCCACCTGGACAACGGCCGTTTCGCCAAGGACCTCGACCAGATCCTGCAACGGGCCGCAGAAAGCGGCGTCTTCCAGATTCTCACCATCGGCTGCGACCTGGAAAGTTCGCGCCGGAGCGTTGAGCTCGCCGCCCGCTATCAGCAGATCTACGCGGCGGTCGGCATTCATCCCCACGATGCTTTGGAAGTGTCGGAAAGCGCCATTTGGGAACTGCGGAAAATGATCGAAAAAAACAACAAGGTGGTCGCCCTGGGCGAGATCGGACTCGATTTCTATCGGGACCGATGCTCAAGAGATATCCAGCGCTCCGCGTTTCGCCGTCAGATCGCTTTGGCAAGGGAAATGAAGCTGCCCCTGATCATTCACGACCGGGATGCCCATGAGGAGGTGCTGGAAATTCTCCGGGAGGAACAGGCCGGCGAGGTGGGCGGGGTTTTGCACTGTTTCAGCGGTGATCTCGCCATGGCCCGGGCCTGCATCGAAATGGGCTTCTATATTTCCTTTCCCGGCACTCTGACCTATCCCGGAAATGAAACCCTGCGTGAGGTTGCCGAGGCGGTCAGCACCGACCACGTCCTGCTGGAGACCGATTGTCCCTATCTGGCTCCGCAGCCGATGCGAGGCCGCCGCAACGAACCGGCCTTCGTCAGATACACGGCCGAAGAGTTGGCCCGCATCAAAAAGCTGACCCTTGAAGACATCGCCCGCATCACCAGCCTGAACGTCCATCGCCTCTTCGGCATCGGCGAGGGGGACCAGAGCAGAAAAATCGCCTACAAGATCCGCAATTCCCTCTACCTCAACATTACCAACCGATGCAGCAACAGCTGCGGTTTCTGCGCCAAATTCAAGGATTTCACCGTCAAGGGGCACAGCCTGCAACTCGATCATGAACCGGATGCCGAGGAGGTAAAAACGGCCATAGGTGATCCCCGCAGCTACGACGAAGTGGTCTTTTGCGGCTACGGTGAACCACTGCTCCGTCTCGATTTGGTCAAGGAGGTTGCGGTCTGGCTCAAACAGCAAGGGGTCAGGGTCAGAATCAACACCGACGGACAGGGGAACCTGGTGCATGGACGGAACATCCTGCCGGAATTGGCCGGACTGATCGACGCCGTTTCCATCTCCCTGAATGCGCCCGATGGCGAGAGCTACCAGCGGCTGTGTCGTTCACGATTCGGCGACGGTGCCTACCGGGCCGTCAAGGATTTCGTCCGGGAAGCCCCGAACTTCATCCCTTCCGTGACAGCCAGCGCCGTAACCGTGCCCGGTATCGATATTGAAGCCTGCAGGAGAGTGGCTGAAAAGGAGCTGGGGGTCCGTTTTCTGAAACGGGAGTACAATGAGGTGGGTTGA
- a CDS encoding 4Fe-4S binding protein, producing MLRNIVKIDEEKCNGCGLCVPACAEGAIQIVDGKARLVADNLCDGLGACLGDCPKGAITIEQRDADEFDETEVKKVQEKSSAKVAAKSHHGHGGCPSSRLMKLESGAAKPSEEGASRQSRLGTWPVQLSLVPPSAPFLENSDLLLAADCAPFAYADFHRDFLNDKTLVIGCPKLDDGQAYLEKLTRMLQENTIRSLTVIRMEVPCCSGLVAIAQQALAASGKQIPLETVTIGIKGERK from the coding sequence ATGCTTAGAAATATCGTCAAAATCGATGAAGAAAAGTGCAACGGATGCGGTCTCTGCGTTCCCGCCTGCGCCGAAGGGGCCATTCAGATTGTTGACGGCAAGGCCAGACTGGTTGCCGACAACCTGTGTGACGGGCTCGGTGCCTGCCTCGGCGATTGCCCGAAGGGAGCCATTACCATTGAACAAAGGGATGCGGATGAATTCGATGAAACCGAAGTGAAAAAGGTGCAGGAAAAATCGTCTGCCAAAGTTGCGGCCAAATCCCACCACGGTCACGGCGGCTGCCCTTCATCCCGCCTGATGAAGCTGGAATCCGGCGCCGCAAAACCGTCAGAGGAAGGGGCCTCCCGTCAGTCGCGACTCGGCACCTGGCCGGTGCAATTGAGCCTGGTACCGCCCAGCGCGCCTTTTCTGGAAAACTCGGACCTGCTGCTGGCCGCCGATTGCGCCCCCTTTGCCTATGCCGATTTCCACAGGGATTTTCTCAACGACAAAACCCTGGTTATTGGTTGCCCCAAACTCGACGACGGGCAGGCGTATCTGGAAAAGCTGACCCGCATGCTGCAGGAAAACACCATCCGCAGCCTCACCGTCATCCGCATGGAAGTCCCCTGCTGCAGCGGTCTGGTCGCCATCGCCCAGCAGGCCCTGGCCGCCAGCGGCAAGCAGATCCCCTTGGAGACCGTCACCATCGGCATCAAGGGCGAGAGGAAGTAA
- a CDS encoding macro domain-containing protein yields MPGKKFDRSVLARIEIRWEDITMMEVDAIVNPANSNLSGGEGVDGAIHWAAGSGLQEECSTIGGCPVGEARLTGGHNLPARYVIHTVGPVYGLDPEPERLLADCYRNCLEIALANDIGSIAFPAISCGRYRFPVARACPIALEVITGFLAEHRSIRKVFLVVYSAEHFRIYNECLQRFCEKPG; encoded by the coding sequence ATGCCCGGGAAGAAATTCGACCGGAGTGTCCTGGCGCGGATCGAGATCCGCTGGGAAGACATTACCATGATGGAGGTGGATGCCATCGTCAATCCTGCCAACAGTAATCTGTCGGGCGGGGAGGGTGTCGATGGTGCAATCCACTGGGCGGCGGGCAGCGGTCTGCAGGAGGAATGCAGCACAATCGGTGGCTGCCCGGTAGGCGAGGCACGTCTTACCGGTGGACACAACCTGCCTGCCCGCTACGTGATTCACACGGTCGGACCGGTCTACGGACTGGATCCCGAACCCGAAAGACTGCTTGCCGACTGTTACCGCAACTGCCTGGAGATCGCCCTGGCGAACGACATCGGCTCCATCGCTTTTCCGGCCATCAGCTGCGGCCGGTACCGGTTTCCGGTGGCCAGGGCCTGTCCCATTGCCCTGGAGGTCATCACGGGTTTCCTGGCAGAACACCGAAGCATCCGCAAGGTATTCCTCGTGGTTTATTCCGCGGAGCATTTTCGGATATACAACGAATGCCTGCAGCGTTTTTGTGAAAAACCCGGCTGA
- a CDS encoding Rossmann-like and DUF2520 domain-containing protein, with translation MKKLNIIGCGHVGRTLGRLWHRETVFSLGDILNRTEESGSEAACFIGAGRAVGELESMGPADLFLIGTPDDRIAASCERLAGSGLLRPGDLVFHCSGALPSTALVSARQAGAFIGSVHPVKSFAAPEVSVESFAGTFCGWEGDEGALRILRPAFEQIGGKTFTIDPRFKTLYHAAAVMVCNYLTALIEIGAQTYVKAGLERETAMQVMEPIVRGTVENIFASGTVRALTGPIARGDHATVSGQLAALSDWNPRLAEIYRDLGATALELSHLQGTASPEALASLAELLAGRIK, from the coding sequence ATGAAAAAGCTCAATATCATCGGATGCGGTCATGTCGGCAGAACGCTCGGGCGGCTTTGGCATCGGGAGACGGTTTTTTCCCTTGGTGACATCCTCAACCGCACCGAGGAGAGCGGATCAGAGGCGGCTTGCTTTATCGGGGCGGGCCGGGCGGTGGGCGAATTGGAGTCGATGGGCCCCGCGGATCTGTTTCTGATCGGCACACCCGATGACCGGATCGCCGCCTCCTGCGAAAGGCTTGCGGGCTCCGGCCTGCTGCGGCCGGGCGACCTGGTGTTTCACTGCAGCGGCGCCCTCCCCTCGACCGCTCTCGTTTCAGCCCGTCAGGCCGGAGCGTTTATCGGAAGCGTGCATCCGGTCAAAAGTTTCGCCGCCCCCGAAGTTTCCGTCGAGTCCTTTGCCGGTACCTTCTGCGGCTGGGAAGGGGACGAGGGGGCGCTGCGCATTCTCCGTCCCGCTTTCGAGCAGATCGGCGGGAAAACCTTTACCATCGATCCGCGGTTCAAAACCCTCTATCATGCCGCCGCGGTGATGGTCTGCAATTATCTGACGGCGCTGATCGAGATCGGTGCCCAGACCTATGTCAAGGCCGGGCTGGAGCGCGAGACGGCCATGCAGGTCATGGAACCGATCGTGCGGGGAACCGTGGAGAATATCTTTGCTTCGGGAACGGTGCGGGCGCTTACGGGCCCGATAGCACGGGGAGACCATGCAACGGTTTCCGGACAACTCGCCGCGCTGTCGGACTGGAACCCCCGACTGGCCGAAATCTATCGCGATCTGGGAGCGACCGCGCTGGAGCTGTCCCACCTTCAGGGCACAGCCTCGCCGGAGGCCCTTGCATCTCTGGCCGAGTTGCTGGCGGGGCGGATCAAATAA